From a single Onychomys torridus chromosome 9, mOncTor1.1, whole genome shotgun sequence genomic region:
- the Fut11 gene encoding alpha-(1,3)-fucosyltransferase 11 translates to MRCVPQWRRTWSALHSLQGGVSSCPSGSAVDMAARCTQTVLAVLGLLSGCAASSSRSGTSGEAGGEAEWPEPWDGAVFRPPAALGAVGVARGLESLPPGSTDTVDLPVLLWWSPGLFPHFPGDSERIECTRGACVASRDRRARADPRTRALLFYGTDFRAADAPLPRLAHQSWALLHEESPLNNFLLSHGPGIRLFNLTATFSRHSDYPLPLQWLPGAAYLLRPAPPLRERAEWRRRGYAPLLYLQSHCDVPADRDRYVRELMRYIPVDSYGKCLQNRELPTVRLQDTATATTEDPELLTFLSRYKFHLALENAICNDYMTEKLWRPMHLGAVPVYRGSPSVRDWMPNNHSIILIDDFESPQKLAEFIDFLDKNDEEYMKYLAYKQPGGITNQFLLDSLEHREWGVNDPMLPNYLNGFECFVCDHELARLEAEKAHASSPGDIPVPEPHIAQPSHMNCPMPTPGFGKVEEIPENDSWKEMWLQDYWQGLYQGEALTAMIHNNETQQRKFWDYVHQLFMKRNKNL, encoded by the exons ATGCGCTGCGTGCCCCAGTGGCGTAGGACCTGGTCTGCTCTCCACTCGCTGCAGGGCGGGGTTTCTTCCTGTCCGAGTGGGTCTGCTGTGGACATGGCTGCTCGCTGCACCCAAACGGTGCTGGCCGTTCTGGGGCTACTCAGTGGATGTGCGGCCAGCAGCTCCCGGTCCGGGACTTCGGGAGAGGCGGGTGGGGAGGCAGAATGGCCGGAGCCGTGGGACGGCGCGGTTTTCCGGCCGCCTGCTGCGCTAGGCGCAGTGGGGGTGGCGCGCGGGCTGGAGTCCCTGCCACCGGGGAGCACAGATACGGTGGACCTACCGGTGCTGCTGTGGTGGAGCCCAGGCCTGTTTCCACACTTCCCGGGAGACTCGGAGCGCATAGAATGCACTCGGGGCGCGTGCGTGGCGTCCCGGGACCGGCGGGCGCGCGCGGACCCGCGGACGCGCGCACTGCTCTTCTACGGCACGGACTTCCGTGCAGCCGACGCCCCCCTGCCGCGCCTGGCGCACCAGAGCTGGGCGCTCCTGCACGAGGAGTCGCCGCTCAACAACTTCCTGCTAAGCCACGGCCCCGGCATCCGCCTCTTCAACCTCACAGCCACTTTCAGCCGCCACTCGGACTACCCGCTGCCGCTGCAGTGGCTGCCCGGGGCCGCCTATTTGCTCCGGCCTGCGCCTCCGCTCCGGGAACGCGCCGAGTGGCGTCGTCGCGGGTACGCGCCGTTGCTCTACTTGCAGTCCCACTGCGACGTGCCCGCGGACCGGGACCGCTACGTACGCGAGCTCATGCGCTACATCCCG GTGGATTCCTATGGCAAGTGCCTTCAGAACCGCGAGCTGCCCACCGTGCGGTTACAggacacagccacagccaccaccgaGGATCCAGAACTCTTGACCTTTCTCTCTCGCTATAAGTTCCACTTGGCCCTGGAAAATGCCATCTGCAATGATTACATGACAGAAAAACTGTGGCGCCCCATGCATCTGGGCGCTGTGCCTGTGTACCGTGGCTCACCCTCTGTGAGGGACTGGATGCCCAATAACCACTCCATCATCCTAATTGATGACTTTGAGTCCCCCCAAAAGCTGGCAGAGTTTATTGACTTTCTGGACAAGAATGATGAAGAGTATATGAAATACCTGGCGTACAAGCAACCAGGAGGCATCACTAACCAGTTTCTTCTGGATAGCCTGGAGCACAGGGAGTGGGGAGTGAATGACCCCATGCTGCCTAACTACCTCAATGGCTTTGAGTGTTTCGTCTGTGACCATGAACTGGCTCGGCTAGAAGCCGAGAAAGCACATGCATCCTCTCCTGGGGACATTCCTGTCCCAGAGCCTCACATTGCCCAGCCCTCACACATGAACTGCCCAATGCCTACCCCTGGCTTTGGCAAAGTGGAAGAGATTCCTGAGAATGACAG